Proteins from a single region of Punica granatum isolate Tunisia-2019 chromosome 8, ASM765513v2, whole genome shotgun sequence:
- the LOC116187345 gene encoding cytosolic sulfotransferase 15-like has product MHILSLPHPKLTPIHTTPPPLYHLLVPSMAENSKPSYDDQQEIEELISSLPKGKGWHSSGLTLYQNFWCHSKFLPGVISFQRHFLARDSDVLIASKPKSGTTWLKSLAFSVLYRAQFNPTEANANHPLLSSNPHALVRTLELGQSAGHAPDLSGFADPRLFGTHVPYDSLPYSIRRSRCKVIYICRNPLDVVVSLWHFVAQVDAGDRAGGWSGMEEYFDNFCKGMDGYGPFWDHLLGYWKASQERPKKVLFLKYEDLKEDTAGNLKRIAEFMGVPFSDEEERNGVVEEIVKMCSLGSLKELEVNKTGRSIAGFENNSYFRKGEVGDWVNYFSLSMAERLKNIMEEKLSHFGLTFRVN; this is encoded by the exons ATGCACATCCTATCTCTACCTCACCCCAAACTCACACCCATCCATACCACGCCACCTCCATTATATCATCTCTTAGTTCCTTCCATGGCTGAAAACTCGAAACCTTCGTACGATGATCAGCAAGAAATCGAAGAGCTAATTTCTTCTCTTCCTAAAGGGAAAGGGTGGCACAGTTCGGGCCTCACCCTATACCAGAACTTCTGGTGCCACTCGAAATTTCTCCCGGGGGTCATCTCGTTCCAGCGCCACTTCCTAGCACGAGATTCCGATGTCCTAATAGCCTCAAAGCCCAAGTCAGGCACCACATGGCTCAAATCCCTGGCCTTTTCTGTCCTCTACCGGGCACAGTTCAACCCCACCGAGGCCAACGCCAACCACCCTTTACTCTCCTCCAATCCCCATGCGCTTGTCCGAACCTTGGAGCTGGGGCAGTCGGCCGGGCATGCTCCTGACCTGTCCGGCTTTGCCGATCCGCGTCTCTTTGGCACCCACGTTCCATATGATTCACTGCCGTATTCTATCCGCCGGTCCCGTTGTAAG GTGATTTACATTTGTCGGAACCCCCTCGACGTGGTGGTGTCATTGTGGCACTTTGTGGCCCAAGTCGATGCAGGGGACCGAGCAGGAGGCTGGTCAGGCATGGAGGAGTACTTCGATAACTTTTGTAAAGGCATGGATGGGTACGGTCCGTTCTGGGACCACTTGCTGGGTTATTGGAAGGCGAGCCAGGAGAGGCCCAAGAAGGTCTTGTTCCTGAAGTACGAGGACCTGAAGGAAGACACCGCAGGGAACCTGAAGAGGATCGCGGAGTTCATGGGGGTTCCGTTTTCGGACGAGGAAGAGAGGAATGGAGTTGTCGAAGAGATAGTGAAGATGTGCAGTCTGGGTAGCTTGAAGGAGTTGGAGGTGAACAAGACAGGTAGATCCATCGCCGGCTTTGAGAACAACAGCTATTTCAGGAAAGGTGAGGTCGGGGACTGGGTTAACTATTTCAGTCTTTCCATGGCGGAAAGGCTCAAGAACATCATGGAAGAGAAATTGAGTCATTTTGGATTGACGTTCCGGGTGAACTAG
- the LOC116187830 gene encoding flavonol sulfotransferase-like — protein MASGDSFSLVFVARLHRKVSLERPNNVLFLKYEDLREDTAGNLKRIAEFMGVPFSEEEERDGVIEEIVKLCSLSSLKELEVNKTGKPGVWSTENKTYFRKGEVGDWVNHMTPSMAEKLERIMEEKLSPFGLKFRVK, from the exons atggcaagtggcgactccttctcactcgTGTTCGTCGCGCGTCTccacaggaag GTGAGCTTGGAGAGGCCCAACAACGTCTTATTCCTAAAATATGAGGACCTGAGGGAAGACACTGCGGGGAACCTAAAGAGGATCGCGGAGTTCATGGGGGTTCCTTTCtcggaggaggaagagagggaTGGTGTGATTGAAGAGATTGTAAAGTTGTGCAGTTTGAGCAGCTTGAAAGAGTTAGAAGTGAATAAAACTGGCAAGCCGGGCGTTTGGTCGACCGAGAACAAGACGTACTTCAGGAAAGGAGAGGTCGGCGATTGGGTTAATCATATGACTCCTTCCATGGCGGAAAAGTTGGAGAGGATTATGGAAGAGAAGCTGAGCCCTTTTGGGCTAAAATTTAGAGTGAAATAG